A DNA window from Halomonas zincidurans B6 contains the following coding sequences:
- the map gene encoding type I methionyl aminopeptidase, whose protein sequence is MNVPINTPDDIEKLKIAGRCAAQVLEMIAEHVRPGVSTGEIDKLCQDYLEQELGCTSATIGYHGYQHATCISLNHVVCHGIPDFSKLLKKGDIFNIDVTVIKDGYYGDTSRMFLIGENIKGERLSQITQECLYKSLAIVKEGARLSDIGKAIQAHAEANGYSVVRDFCGHGIGKNFHEEPQVLHYDGYDQHNDLILKEGMCLTIEPMINAGKYQTKVLKDGWTAVTRDKSLSAQWEHTLVVTRGGCIVTTARHDEDLSFLDG, encoded by the coding sequence ATGAACGTCCCGATCAATACCCCCGACGATATCGAGAAGCTGAAGATAGCCGGACGCTGCGCCGCCCAGGTGCTCGAGATGATTGCCGAGCATGTCCGTCCGGGCGTCTCGACCGGCGAGATCGACAAGCTGTGCCAGGACTATCTGGAGCAGGAGTTGGGCTGCACATCGGCCACCATCGGCTATCACGGTTACCAGCACGCCACCTGCATCTCGCTCAACCACGTGGTGTGTCATGGCATTCCCGACTTCAGCAAGCTTTTGAAGAAGGGCGACATCTTCAATATCGATGTCACCGTGATCAAGGACGGCTATTACGGCGATACCAGCCGCATGTTCCTGATCGGCGAGAACATCAAGGGCGAACGCCTCTCGCAGATCACTCAGGAGTGCCTTTACAAATCGCTGGCGATCGTCAAGGAGGGCGCCCGGCTGTCCGACATCGGCAAGGCGATCCAGGCCCATGCCGAAGCCAACGGCTACAGCGTGGTGCGCGACTTCTGCGGGCACGGTATCGGCAAGAACTTCCACGAGGAACCGCAGGTACTGCATTATGACGGCTACGATCAGCATAACGACCTGATCCTCAAGGAGGGCATGTGCCTGACCATCGAGCCGATGATCAATGCCGGCAAGTACCAGACCAAGGTGCTCAAGGATGGCTGGACGGCGGTCACCCGCGACAAGAGTCTGTCGGCGCAGTGGGAGCATACGCTGGTGGTCACCAGGGGCGGCTGCATCGTCACCACGGCGCGCCACGACGAGGACCTGTCGTTTCTCGACGGCTGA
- the rpsB gene encoding 30S ribosomal protein S2 gives MAQVNMRDLLKAGAHFGHQTKYWNPKMSKFIFGARNKIHIINLEHTLPAINDAAAVVEKMAASNNKILFVGTKRAASKIIKEEAQRAGQPFVNHRWLGGMLTNYKTIRVSIKRLRELEAMHEDGTFAKLTKKEVLMATREQDKLERSVGGIKDMGGLPDALFVVDVDHERIAINEANKLGIPVIGVVDTNSNPDGVDYVIPGNDDSIRAIQIYVQAIADASAKAKEGRPDEFVEVTESIESNPTESNEVAE, from the coding sequence ATGGCGCAAGTCAATATGCGTGACCTGCTCAAGGCAGGCGCCCACTTCGGGCACCAGACCAAGTACTGGAACCCGAAGATGAGCAAGTTCATCTTCGGCGCACGCAACAAGATCCATATCATCAACCTCGAGCACACCCTGCCGGCGATCAACGACGCCGCCGCCGTGGTCGAGAAGATGGCCGCTTCCAACAACAAGATCCTGTTCGTCGGCACCAAGCGTGCGGCCAGCAAGATCATCAAGGAAGAGGCCCAGCGTGCCGGTCAGCCGTTCGTCAACCATCGCTGGCTGGGCGGCATGCTGACCAACTACAAGACCATCCGCGTGTCCATCAAGCGTCTGCGCGAGCTGGAAGCCATGCACGAAGATGGCACCTTCGCCAAGCTGACCAAGAAAGAAGTGCTGATGGCCACCCGCGAGCAGGACAAGCTCGAGCGCAGCGTGGGCGGCATCAAGGATATGGGCGGCCTGCCCGACGCGCTGTTCGTGGTCGACGTCGACCATGAGCGCATCGCGATCAACGAAGCCAACAAGCTGGGTATTCCGGTGATCGGCGTGGTCGATACCAACTCGAACCCCGATGGCGTCGATTACGTCATCCCCGGTAACGACGACTCGATCCGCGCCATCCAGATCTACGTGCAGGCGATCGCCGATGCCAGCGCCAAGGCGAAGGAAGGCCGTCCCGACGAGTTCGTCGAGGTAACCGAGAGCATCGAGAGCAACCCTACCGAGAGCAACGAAGTCGCCGAGTGA
- the tsf gene encoding translation elongation factor Ts: protein MAAISASLVKELRERTGLGMMECKKALTEADGDIERAIEDLRKNSGLKAAKKAGRTAAEGAVVTRVADDGRCGVMLEVNSETDFVARDDNFKAFAEKVVAKVFETRSEDVAALMDGELETAREQLVQKIGENISVRRAVVVEAPADGVVGAYVHSGRIGVLTQLKGGNADAAKDVAMHVAAINPLVARPEDMPQEQLDKEKAIILAQPDMAGKPEQIAEKMVQGRLKKYLAEVSLTEQPFVKDPNTSVADYVKSHGGEVVGFTRFEVGEGIEKEEVDFAKEVMEQARRS, encoded by the coding sequence ATGGCAGCTATCAGCGCATCGCTGGTCAAGGAACTGCGTGAACGCACCGGGCTCGGCATGATGGAGTGCAAGAAGGCGCTCACCGAGGCGGACGGCGACATCGAGCGAGCGATCGAGGACCTGCGCAAGAACTCCGGTCTCAAGGCCGCCAAGAAGGCCGGTCGTACCGCCGCCGAAGGCGCGGTGGTGACCCGCGTCGCCGACGACGGCCGCTGCGGCGTGATGCTCGAGGTCAACTCCGAGACCGACTTCGTCGCCCGGGACGACAACTTCAAGGCCTTCGCCGAGAAAGTCGTCGCCAAGGTCTTCGAGACCAGGAGCGAAGACGTCGCCGCGCTGATGGACGGCGAGCTGGAAACCGCCCGCGAGCAGCTGGTACAGAAGATCGGCGAGAACATCAGCGTGCGGCGTGCGGTGGTCGTCGAAGCGCCGGCCGACGGTGTGGTCGGCGCCTACGTGCACAGCGGCCGCATCGGCGTGCTGACCCAGCTCAAGGGCGGCAATGCCGACGCGGCCAAGGATGTCGCCATGCACGTCGCGGCGATCAACCCGCTGGTGGCGCGTCCCGAGGACATGCCCCAGGAGCAGCTCGACAAGGAAAAGGCGATCATTCTGGCCCAGCCGGACATGGCCGGCAAGCCCGAGCAGATCGCCGAGAAGATGGTCCAGGGCCGTCTCAAGAAGTACCTGGCCGAGGTCAGCCTGACCGAGCAGCCGTTCGTCAAGGACCCCAACACCTCGGTGGCGGACTACGTCAAGTCGCACGGCGGTGAAGTGGTTGGTTTCACGCGCTTCGAAGTCGGCGAAGGCATCGAGAAGGAAGAAGTCGATTTTGCCAAGGAAGTCATGGAACAGGCTCGTCGCAGCTGA
- the pyrH gene encoding UMP kinase, with the protein MPALPDPNVSVAPRSDKPAPRSDKSAPRSDKSAPRSDKSKYKRILLKLSGEALMGDGEFGIDPKVLDRMALEIGQLVGIGVQVGIVIGGGNLFRGAALHAAGMERVTGDHMGMLATVMNALAMRDALERSNIRSRVMSAIPMSGVVEHYDRRTAIRYLTSGDVVIFSAGTGNPFFTTDSAACLRGIEIDGDVVIKATKVDGVYDKDPVRHSDAVKYERLGYDEVLDRKLGVMDLTAICLVRDHDMPVRVFDMTKPGALLNLVVGGKEGTLIDRG; encoded by the coding sequence ATGCCCGCCCTTCCCGACCCGAATGTCAGCGTCGCACCGCGCAGCGACAAGCCCGCACCGCGCAGCGACAAGTCCGCACCGCGCAGCGACAAGTCCGCACCGCGCAGCGACAAGTCAAAGTACAAGCGGATCCTGCTCAAGCTGTCCGGCGAGGCGCTGATGGGCGATGGCGAGTTCGGCATCGACCCCAAGGTGCTCGACCGCATGGCGCTGGAGATCGGGCAACTGGTCGGTATCGGCGTCCAGGTCGGCATCGTCATCGGCGGCGGCAACCTGTTCCGTGGCGCGGCGCTGCATGCGGCGGGCATGGAACGCGTGACCGGTGACCATATGGGCATGCTGGCCACGGTAATGAACGCACTGGCCATGCGCGATGCCCTGGAACGCTCGAACATCCGCTCGCGGGTGATGTCGGCGATCCCCATGAGCGGCGTGGTCGAGCACTACGACCGGCGCACCGCCATTCGTTATCTCACCTCGGGCGACGTGGTGATCTTCTCCGCCGGTACCGGCAACCCCTTCTTTACCACCGACTCCGCGGCCTGCCTGCGCGGCATCGAGATCGATGGCGACGTGGTGATCAAGGCCACCAAGGTCGACGGCGTCTACGACAAGGACCCCGTGCGTCACTCGGATGCCGTCAAGTACGAGCGACTGGGTTACGATGAAGTGCTCGACCGCAAGCTGGGGGTCATGGATTTGACCGCCATTTGCCTGGTACGGGACCATGACATGCCGGTGCGTGTATTCGACATGACCAAGCCCGGGGCGTTGTTGAACCTGGTCGTGGGTGGTAAGGAAGGTACGCTGATAGACAGAGGTTGA
- the frr gene encoding ribosome recycling factor: MINDIKQDAEARMKKTLESLQTNFHKIRTGRAHPTILDSVTVEYYGAQMPLNQVASVNVEDARTLAVVPWEKSMVPKVEKAIMTSDLGLNPATAGSVIRVPMPALTEETRRGYIKQARGEAENARVAVRNVRRDANSDIKALLKDKSITEDDEHQGEEAIQKLTDKYVAEIDKLLEAKEHDLLQV; this comes from the coding sequence GTGATCAACGACATCAAGCAAGACGCCGAAGCGCGAATGAAGAAGACTCTCGAGTCGCTGCAGACCAACTTCCACAAGATCCGCACCGGGCGCGCCCATCCGACGATTCTGGATTCGGTCACCGTGGAGTACTACGGCGCGCAGATGCCGCTCAACCAGGTGGCCAGCGTCAACGTCGAGGATGCCCGTACCCTGGCCGTGGTGCCGTGGGAGAAGTCGATGGTGCCCAAGGTCGAGAAGGCGATCATGACCTCCGACCTGGGACTCAATCCGGCGACCGCGGGCAGCGTGATCCGCGTGCCGATGCCGGCGCTGACCGAGGAAACCCGTCGCGGCTACATCAAGCAGGCCCGCGGTGAAGCCGAGAACGCTCGCGTGGCGGTGCGCAACGTACGCCGCGATGCCAACAGCGACATCAAGGCGCTGCTCAAGGACAAGTCGATCACCGAGGACGATGAGCATCAGGGTGAAGAGGCGATCCAGAAGCTGACCGACAAGTATGTCGCCGAGATCGACAAGCTGCTGGAAGCCAAGGAACACGACCTGCTGCAGGTCTGA
- the uppS gene encoding polyprenyl diphosphate synthase has product MTQQQTDNLPRHVAIIMDGNNRWARAHGLPGTRGHRAGVEAVRAVIRRAAERGIETLTLFAFSSENWKRPSSEVSALMELFLMALKREVRKLHEHDIRLTVIGERERFSSSIQEHIERAEALTADNHGLHLVIAANYGGHRDIALAARRLAARVEAGQLTAEAIDEQLLEREIDQGRVPPVDLCIRTSGEQRISNFLLWQLAYSEFYFSPLLWPDFSADAFDAALNDYCRRQRRFGMTQEQIEARGA; this is encoded by the coding sequence ATGACACAACAGCAGACCGACAATCTGCCACGCCACGTGGCGATCATCATGGACGGCAACAACCGTTGGGCGCGTGCCCACGGGCTGCCCGGCACGCGCGGTCATCGTGCCGGTGTCGAGGCAGTGCGCGCGGTGATCCGACGCGCGGCCGAGCGGGGCATCGAGACACTGACGCTGTTTGCCTTCTCGAGCGAGAACTGGAAGCGCCCGTCGAGCGAGGTCAGCGCGTTGATGGAACTGTTCCTGATGGCGCTCAAGCGCGAGGTCAGAAAGCTCCATGAGCACGACATTCGCCTGACCGTGATCGGTGAGCGCGAACGCTTCTCGAGTTCGATCCAGGAACACATCGAACGCGCCGAGGCGCTGACCGCCGACAATCACGGCCTACACCTGGTAATCGCCGCCAACTATGGCGGCCATCGCGACATCGCCCTGGCTGCACGACGCCTGGCGGCGCGGGTCGAGGCCGGCCAACTCACCGCCGAGGCGATCGACGAGCAGTTGCTCGAGCGTGAGATCGACCAAGGCCGCGTGCCGCCGGTCGACCTGTGCATTCGCACCAGCGGCGAGCAGCGTATCTCCAACTTCCTGCTTTGGCAGCTGGCCTACTCCGAGTTCTATTTCTCGCCGCTGTTGTGGCCCGATTTTTCGGCGGATGCCTTCGATGCGGCACTCAACGATTACTGCCGGCGTCAGCGGCGCTTCGGGATGACCCAGGAACAGATCGAGGCCCGGGGTGCTTAA
- a CDS encoding phosphatidate cytidylyltransferase: MLKQRIITAAILGPLMVAGLFGLDGGGFAIFTGGVVALAAWEWANLAGIVRLAPRLAYVAALVALMIVGWFSGAVHATWPLWLALGGWLLSLYWVARYPDGGHQWRSTPRRALIGMWVLLPCWVGFVQLRADGLEWLLYVLLLVWLADIGAYFAGRRFGRRKLASQVSPGKSWEGVYGGMMVTALLALGYATGLSLSIADTLWLVVATLLVTLVSVLGDLLESMFKRWRGIKDSGRVLPGHGGILDRIDSLTAAVPLFALLRLWL; this comes from the coding sequence GTGCTTAAGCAGCGCATCATCACCGCCGCGATCCTGGGACCGCTGATGGTCGCCGGGCTGTTCGGCCTGGACGGCGGCGGCTTCGCGATCTTCACCGGTGGCGTGGTGGCGCTGGCGGCCTGGGAATGGGCCAATCTCGCGGGTATCGTCCGACTGGCGCCGCGGCTTGCTTACGTCGCCGCACTGGTGGCGCTGATGATCGTCGGCTGGTTCAGCGGCGCCGTACACGCCACCTGGCCGCTGTGGCTGGCCCTGGGCGGCTGGTTGCTAAGCCTCTACTGGGTGGCGCGCTATCCCGATGGCGGTCACCAATGGCGCTCGACCCCGCGGCGCGCGCTGATCGGCATGTGGGTGCTGCTGCCATGCTGGGTCGGGTTCGTGCAGTTGCGTGCCGACGGCCTCGAATGGCTGCTCTATGTACTGCTGCTGGTGTGGCTGGCCGATATCGGCGCCTATTTCGCCGGCCGACGCTTCGGACGTCGCAAGCTGGCGTCCCAGGTCAGTCCCGGCAAATCGTGGGAAGGCGTCTACGGCGGCATGATGGTCACCGCCCTGCTGGCGCTGGGCTATGCCACGGGCCTGTCGCTGAGTATCGCCGACACCCTGTGGCTGGTCGTCGCCACCTTGCTGGTCACGCTGGTCTCGGTGCTCGGCGACCTGCTCGAGAGCATGTTCAAGCGCTGGCGCGGAATCAAGGATTCGGGGCGAGTGCTGCCGGGCCACGGCGGCATTCTCGATCGTATCGACAGCCTCACCGCCGCAGTACCGCTGTTCGCCCTGCTGCGGTTATGGCTGTGA
- the ispC gene encoding 1-deoxy-D-xylulose-5-phosphate reductoisomerase: MSELSVTPRRQRVTVLGATGSIGVNTLDVIARHPDRYRVHALTAGRRREALLEQCLLHRPAVAVLAAEHDAAWLRDRLAAAGLGTEVRAGATALSEVAEAAEVDVVMAAIVGAAGLLPTLAAVRAGKRVLLANKEALVMSGALFMDAVERHGATLLPIDSEHNAIYQCLPPGRRGGLGEAGVEQLLLTASGGPFRGWTPEQLRAVTPEQACAHPNWSMGRKISVDSATLMNKGLELIEACWLFAAHPEQIQVVVHPQSVIHSMAAYSDGSVIAQLGNPDMRTPIAFGLAWPERIDAGVARLDLFEVARLDFEPPDEAAFPCLRLAREAMATGGTAPAVLNAANEVAVGAFLAGRLAFAAIGEVVEGVLATREVQPADELAMILDEDARAREDAAQRIAAQRPRR; the protein is encoded by the coding sequence ATGAGCGAGCTTTCCGTCACGCCGCGCCGTCAGCGGGTCACCGTGCTGGGCGCCACCGGTTCCATCGGCGTCAATACCCTGGACGTGATTGCCCGCCATCCCGATCGCTACCGAGTCCACGCGCTCACCGCGGGCCGGCGTCGCGAAGCGCTGCTCGAGCAATGCCTGTTACACCGCCCGGCGGTCGCGGTACTCGCCGCCGAGCACGATGCCGCCTGGCTGCGTGACCGGTTGGCGGCGGCCGGGCTCGGCACCGAAGTGCGCGCCGGCGCGACGGCGCTCAGCGAGGTCGCCGAGGCCGCCGAGGTCGACGTGGTGATGGCCGCCATCGTCGGCGCCGCGGGGCTGTTGCCGACGCTGGCGGCGGTGCGTGCCGGCAAGCGCGTGCTGCTGGCCAACAAGGAGGCGCTGGTGATGTCCGGGGCACTGTTCATGGACGCCGTCGAGCGCCATGGCGCGACCCTGCTGCCCATCGACTCCGAGCACAACGCCATCTACCAGTGCCTGCCCCCCGGGCGCCGCGGCGGGCTCGGCGAAGCCGGAGTCGAGCAGTTGCTGCTGACCGCCTCGGGCGGGCCGTTTCGTGGCTGGACGCCCGAGCAGCTGCGTGCGGTGACTCCCGAACAGGCCTGCGCGCATCCCAACTGGTCGATGGGCCGCAAGATATCGGTGGATAGCGCCACGCTGATGAACAAGGGGCTCGAGCTGATCGAGGCCTGCTGGCTGTTCGCCGCGCACCCCGAACAGATCCAGGTGGTCGTGCATCCGCAGAGCGTGATCCATTCGATGGCCGCCTACAGCGACGGTTCGGTGATCGCCCAGCTGGGCAACCCGGACATGCGTACGCCGATTGCCTTTGGCCTGGCCTGGCCCGAGCGGATCGACGCCGGCGTCGCGCGGCTCGACCTGTTCGAGGTCGCACGGCTCGATTTCGAACCGCCCGACGAGGCGGCCTTTCCCTGCCTGCGCCTGGCCCGCGAGGCGATGGCTACCGGCGGGACCGCGCCGGCCGTGCTCAATGCCGCCAACGAGGTCGCGGTCGGGGCGTTTCTCGCCGGTCGGCTGGCCTTCGCCGCGATCGGCGAGGTCGTCGAGGGGGTGCTCGCTACGCGCGAGGTGCAACCGGCCGACGAGCTGGCTATGATTCTCGACGAGGATGCGCGGGCCCGCGAGGATGCTGCCCAGCGAATTGCCGCCCAGCGACCGAGGCGTTAA
- the rseP gene encoding sigma E protease regulator RseP has translation MDAIQNVLAAIVVLGLLITFHEFGHFWVARRCGVKVLRFSVGFGKPLWSRFDRHGTEYAIAAIPLGGYVKMLDEREGPVAEEELDRAFNRQGVWARIAIVAAGPLANFLLAIAAYWLIFVMGTSTVAPVIGPVAPDSPAARGGLASGQEIVAVQGDATPTWEAVNLELLSAIGADGSLEIATRDPERSDQATRRYQVPVSDWLVGQDPPQPLTTLGVTPWRPATPAVLGQVLDDGAAAQAGLQTGDRIVAVDGEPIGEWMAFVERVRANPGKTLTLRVERDAATREMSLTPQRREQDGEAIGYIGAGVEPVSWPESYRREIRFGPLDAVAEAVTRTGEMTVLTLDSIRKMLIGLISPSNLSGPITIARIAGETARSGLESFVAFMAYLSISLGVLNLLPIPVLDGGHLLYYVIELIRGRPVSEAAQSAGLRIGLALVGTLMVMALYFDLMRL, from the coding sequence ATGGACGCGATTCAGAATGTCCTGGCGGCCATCGTGGTGCTGGGGCTGCTGATCACCTTTCACGAGTTCGGGCACTTCTGGGTCGCGCGGCGCTGCGGTGTCAAGGTGCTGCGCTTCTCGGTGGGCTTCGGCAAGCCGCTGTGGTCGCGCTTCGATCGTCATGGCACCGAGTACGCGATTGCTGCCATCCCGCTGGGCGGCTACGTCAAGATGCTCGACGAACGCGAAGGCCCGGTGGCCGAGGAGGAGCTCGATCGCGCCTTCAATCGTCAGGGGGTGTGGGCGCGGATCGCCATCGTCGCGGCGGGACCGCTGGCCAACTTCCTGCTGGCGATTGCCGCCTACTGGCTGATCTTCGTGATGGGCACCAGCACCGTGGCCCCGGTGATCGGCCCGGTGGCGCCGGATTCGCCGGCAGCGCGCGGCGGGCTGGCGAGCGGCCAGGAAATCGTCGCGGTGCAGGGCGATGCCACACCGACCTGGGAGGCGGTCAACCTCGAACTGCTGTCGGCGATCGGTGCCGACGGCTCGCTCGAGATCGCGACCCGCGACCCCGAACGCAGCGACCAGGCGACGAGACGCTATCAGGTGCCGGTGTCCGACTGGCTGGTCGGCCAGGACCCGCCGCAGCCGCTGACCACCCTGGGCGTGACCCCCTGGCGTCCGGCGACACCGGCGGTACTTGGCCAGGTGCTCGACGACGGCGCCGCCGCGCAGGCCGGACTGCAGACCGGCGATCGCATCGTGGCGGTCGACGGCGAGCCGATCGGCGAATGGATGGCTTTCGTCGAGCGGGTGCGGGCCAACCCGGGCAAGACCCTGACGCTGCGCGTCGAGCGCGACGCGGCAACCCGCGAGATGAGCTTGACCCCGCAGCGTCGCGAGCAGGACGGCGAGGCGATCGGCTATATCGGCGCCGGCGTCGAGCCGGTCAGTTGGCCCGAGAGCTACCGCCGCGAGATTCGCTTCGGCCCGCTGGACGCGGTGGCCGAGGCAGTGACCCGGACCGGCGAGATGACCGTACTGACGCTGGATTCGATCCGCAAGATGCTGATCGGGCTGATTTCACCGAGCAACCTGTCGGGGCCCATCACCATCGCGCGTATCGCCGGCGAGACCGCACGCAGCGGACTGGAAAGCTTCGTGGCCTTCATGGCCTATCTGTCGATCAGCCTGGGGGTGCTCAACCTGCTGCCGATCCCGGTGCTCGACGGCGGCCATCTGCTGTATTACGTCATCGAGCTGATCCGCGGGCGGCCGGTGTCCGAAGCGGCTCAGTCGGCCGGCTTGCGCATCGGCCTGGCGCTGGTTGGAACGCTGATGGTGATGGCGCTGTATTTCGACCTGATGCGTTTGTAG
- the bamA gene encoding outer membrane protein assembly factor BamA has translation MKLKTIGLAALLLCSIQVAQAAPFTVSDIRVEGLQRVSAASVFNAFPVSASERVDDRQLADAAKQLFDTGLFEDVSLARDDDVLIIRVEERPSISRVEIDGNSQISDEDLRKGLSDLGLAEGQVLQRASLEEVQRQLEQLYQSQGRYSASIDASVEPVDRNRVQVNINVNEGNVAKIRQINIVGNQAFDDETLRELMQLEDRPGWLFGWFSNDEYSREKLSGDLESLRSYYLDRGYVNFAITSTQVAISPDKSKIFVTVNVDEGKRYRIDEIGFAGDLKIAESTARSLITAETGDIYSRSALTESAEALRQKLGAEGFAFATVESVPEVDADSDTVDVTFLVKPGRRAYVRRINFKGNTTTQDEVLRREMTQMEGAPASTDKISQSKQRLERLGFFRQVDVETRPVADEPNQVDVTYNVEEQPSGSISASVGFSQTAGVIYGASLSQKNFLGTGNKVNVGAQRSDTYTNLNFGFTDPYWTLDGISRGYNLFYRETNYENSDISTYSTDSYGGSINFGYPINDLSRLNFGVGLEELSVKTYDDTPLEIVEYVDSQGKDASSYKLTASWTRNNLDRGILPTAGSYQRVSLETAVPGSDAEYYKLRYRGQKLFELNPDWSLKFASTLGYADTIGNDPYPFYQNFYSGGLGSVRGYSGNTLGPKTLGPAGGSKDTLGGNVLLEGSVELIYPFPFIEDRRSLQTTVFLDAGNTYLTECYDLPEGYESNCESGVRLGDLRYSAGLGLSWLTPVGPLTFSVAQPLNAKDDDESQVFQFSLGQTF, from the coding sequence ATGAAACTCAAGACCATCGGATTGGCGGCACTGCTGCTATGCAGCATCCAAGTGGCCCAGGCGGCCCCCTTTACTGTTTCCGACATTCGCGTGGAGGGGCTGCAGCGGGTTTCGGCCGCTTCCGTCTTCAACGCCTTCCCGGTTTCCGCCAGCGAGCGCGTCGACGACCGTCAACTGGCCGATGCAGCCAAGCAGCTCTTCGACACCGGGCTGTTCGAGGATGTAAGCCTGGCTCGCGACGACGACGTGCTGATCATTCGCGTCGAGGAGCGGCCGTCGATCTCCCGCGTCGAGATCGACGGCAATTCGCAGATCTCCGACGAGGATCTGCGCAAGGGCCTGTCGGATCTGGGGCTGGCCGAAGGTCAGGTCCTGCAGCGCGCTTCGCTGGAGGAGGTCCAGCGTCAGCTGGAACAGCTCTATCAATCCCAGGGTCGCTATAGCGCCAGCATCGACGCCTCGGTCGAACCGGTTGATCGCAATCGCGTGCAGGTCAACATCAACGTCAACGAGGGCAATGTCGCCAAGATTCGCCAGATCAATATCGTCGGCAATCAGGCGTTCGACGACGAGACCCTGCGCGAACTGATGCAGCTCGAAGACCGTCCCGGCTGGCTGTTCGGCTGGTTCTCCAACGACGAATATTCCCGCGAGAAACTCTCCGGCGATCTCGAGTCGTTGCGTTCCTATTATCTCGATCGCGGCTATGTGAATTTCGCCATCACCTCGACCCAGGTCGCGATCAGTCCCGACAAGTCGAAGATCTTCGTCACCGTCAATGTCGACGAGGGCAAGCGTTATCGCATCGACGAGATCGGCTTTGCCGGCGATCTCAAGATCGCCGAGAGCACGGCGCGTTCGCTGATCACTGCCGAGACGGGCGATATCTATTCGCGCAGCGCGCTCACCGAGTCCGCCGAGGCCTTGCGCCAGAAGCTCGGTGCCGAGGGCTTCGCCTTCGCCACCGTCGAAAGCGTGCCCGAGGTCGACGCGGACAGCGACACCGTCGATGTCACCTTCCTGGTCAAGCCCGGGCGCCGGGCCTACGTGCGACGCATCAACTTCAAGGGCAACACCACCACCCAGGACGAGGTGTTGCGTCGCGAAATGACCCAGATGGAGGGCGCGCCGGCCTCCACCGACAAGATCAGCCAGTCCAAGCAGCGCCTCGAACGGCTGGGCTTCTTCCGTCAGGTCGATGTCGAGACCCGTCCGGTTGCCGACGAACCCAACCAGGTCGATGTCACCTACAATGTCGAGGAGCAGCCGTCAGGTTCGATCTCGGCCAGCGTCGGCTTCTCGCAGACCGCAGGGGTGATCTACGGCGCCTCGCTGTCGCAGAAGAACTTCCTCGGCACCGGCAACAAGGTGAATGTCGGCGCCCAGCGTAGCGACACCTATACCAACCTGAACTTCGGTTTCACCGACCCCTACTGGACACTCGACGGCATCTCGCGCGGCTATAACCTGTTCTACCGCGAGACCAATTACGAGAATTCCGACATCTCGACCTACTCGACCGACTCCTACGGCGGCAGCATCAATTTCGGCTACCCGATCAACGATCTCAGCCGCTTGAACTTCGGCGTGGGCCTCGAGGAGCTGAGCGTCAAAACCTACGACGATACCCCGCTGGAGATCGTCGAGTACGTCGACAGCCAGGGCAAGGACGCATCCAGCTACAAGCTGACCGCCAGCTGGACCCGCAACAATCTCGATCGCGGCATTCTACCCACCGCGGGCAGCTACCAGCGCGTGTCGCTGGAAACCGCGGTGCCGGGTTCCGACGCCGAATATTACAAGCTGCGCTACCGTGGCCAGAAGCTGTTCGAACTGAACCCCGACTGGTCGCTCAAGTTCGCTTCCACGCTGGGTTACGCCGACACCATCGGCAACGACCCCTATCCGTTCTACCAAAACTTCTATTCCGGCGGGCTGGGCTCGGTACGCGGCTACTCGGGCAATACGCTAGGGCCGAAGACCCTCGGTCCCGCCGGTGGAAGTAAGGATACTCTGGGCGGCAATGTGCTCCTCGAGGGCTCCGTCGAGTTGATCTACCCGTTCCCATTCATCGAGGACCGTCGCTCGCTGCAGACCACGGTGTTCCTCGATGCCGGCAACACCTATCTGACCGAATGCTATGACCTGCCCGAAGGCTACGAATCGAACTGCGAAAGCGGCGTTCGTCTCGGTGACCTACGCTACAGCGCCGGCCTGGGGCTTTCCTGGCTGACGCCGGTGGGGCCGCTGACCTTCAGCGTCGCCCAGCCGCTCAACGCCAAGGACGACGATGAATCCCAGGTCTTCCAGTTCTCCCTCGGTCAGACGTTCTGA